One window of Phalacrocorax carbo chromosome 1, bPhaCar2.1, whole genome shotgun sequence genomic DNA carries:
- the PIANP gene encoding PILR alpha-associated neural protein, whose product MGPGACSMPALLSCIHSLQLWHLLLLVSAVPSPGVWSLRSRGPTATRPLCARRSPSAPRPICIWDRTSLPERDSRFALPRQRALPNRGGELRHVVRLRRQAAGTRPATPSGFEDGMPSSQYPWAIVWGPTVSDEDGGDTNSANPGFPPLGYTFVSPHGMATAQPNSHSLLHNAGLNLRETPATLRPFLFGPRGEGVDPQLYVTITISIIIVLVATGIIFKFCWDRNQKRRRHSGQQSGGRQQESQQPLTDLSPTTVSILGPYSDSLAPTSEAEDSRPGQEGVEKLGGHGKSTAFQLNRIPLVNL is encoded by the exons ATGGGGCCCGGTGCCTG CAGTATGCCTGCACTCCTCTCCTGCATCCACTCCCTGCAGCTTTGgcatctcctcctcctggtCTCGGCTGTCCCTTCTCCTGGTGTCTGGTCTCTTCGCTCTCGGGGGCCAACAGCCACTCGGCCTCTTTGCGCCCGGCGGAGCCCCTCAGCCCCGCGGCCCATTTGCATCTGGGACAGGACCTCATTGCCAGAGAGGGATTCTCGCTTTGCCCTGCCGCGCCAGCGGGCCCTGCCCAACCGGGGGGGAGAGCTGCGGCACGTCGTGCGGCTGAGACGCCAGGCAGCGGGGACCCGCCCTGCCACTCCTTCTGGATTTGAGGACGGCATGCCCTCCTCCCAGTACCCCTGGGCCATCGTGTGGGGCCCCACGGTGTCGGATGAGGACGGAGGGGACACCAACTCGGCCAACCCAGGCTTTCCACCACTGGGATACACCTTTGTCTCGCCTCACGGGATGGCAACGGCACAGCCCAACTCCCACTCGCTCCTGCACAACGCGGGACTCAACCTGCGTGAGACACCAGCCACTCTGCGGCCCTTCTTGTTTGGGCCCCGGGGGGAAG GTGTGGACCCCCAGCTGTATGTCACCATCACCATCTCCATCATCATTGTCCTGGTTGCCACCGGGATCATATTCAAGTTCTG CTGGGACCGTAATCAGAAACGCCGGCGTCACTCGGGGCAGCAGAgtggtgggaggcagcaggagagccAGCAGCCCCTCACGGACCTCTCCCCCACCACCGTCAGCATCCTGGGGCCCTACAGTGACTCCCTGGCCCCCACGTCCGAAGCAGAGGATTCCAGGCCAGGCCAGGAGGGTGTGGAGAAACTGGGAGGCCATGGGAAGAGTACAGCCTTCCAGCTCAACCG aaTCCCACTGGTGAACCTGTGA
- the COPS7A gene encoding COP9 signalosome complex subunit 7a, translating to MAAEGKVTGQSQEQFLLLAKAARGAALASLIHQVLEAPGIYVFGELLDMPAVRELADTEFSPVFRLLTIFAYGTYADYLAEAANLPPLSEAQKNKLRHLSVVTLAAKIKCIPYSVLLEQLQLKNVRQLEDLVIEAVYADVLRGSLDQRNQRLEVDYSIGRDIRREELSTITRTLQEWCQGCEVVLSGIEEQVSRANQHKEQQLALKQQIESEVANLKKTIKVTTAAAAAATSQDPEQHLTELREPAPGTNQRQASKKTSKAKGLRGSAKIWSKSN from the exons ATGGCGGCCGAGGGGAAGGTGacagggcagagccaggagcagttcctgctgctggccaaggcgGCCCGCGGCGCCGCCCTCGCCAGCCTCATCCACCAGGTGCTGGAGGCCCCGGGCATCTACGTCTTCGGGGAGCTGCTGGACATGCCCGCCGTGCGGGAG CTGGCCGACACCGAGTTCTCCCCTGTCTTCCGCCTTCTCACCATCTTCGCCTATGGCACCTACGCCGACTACCTGG CTGAAGCAGCAAACCTCCCTCCCTTGTCAGAGGCTCAGAAGAATAAACTGAGGCACCTGTCAGTCGTCACTCTGGCCGCCAAGATCAAG TGCATCCCCTATTcagtgctgctggagcagttacagctgaagaaTGTCCGGCAACTGGAGGACCTTGTGATTGAGGCTGTGTATGCAGATGTGCTGCGAGGGAGCTTGGATCAGCGGAACCAGCGCCTGGAGGTGGATTACAGCATTGGGAGGGACATCCGGAGGGAGGAGCTAAGCACCATCACCCGCACATTGCAGGAGTG GTGCCAGGGCTGTGAGGTTGTCTTGTCAGGCATTGAAGAACAGGTTAGCCGGGCCAACCAACATAAAGAGCAACAGCTGGCACTTAAGCAGCAGATAGAGAGTGAG gtagCAAATCTGAAGAAGACCATTAAAGTGACAACAGCAgcggctgcagcagccacatcCCAAGACCCGGAACAGCACCTAACAGAGCTCAGGGAGCCGGCACCTGGTACCAACCAGCGCCAGGCGAGCAAGAAGACTTCCAAAGCCAAAGG GCTCCGGGGCAGTGCGAAGATTTGGTCTAAATCAAACTAG